Proteins co-encoded in one Bos taurus isolate L1 Dominette 01449 registration number 42190680 breed Hereford chromosome X, ARS-UCD2.0, whole genome shotgun sequence genomic window:
- the ATP1B4 gene encoding protein ATP1B4 isoform X5 encodes MALDGEDPRSGFRHRDVVTFINQEVLGNGGGPDFYMTYRSRPWNEIEDELQSVLADIHVPLNLKRACAWSALALSVRVATRQREQQARRVQRLQEQVEERETATWALASQLQRLREERKQVVMQLRRTRQDLQQALSEREALRGQLLQAQRAVSSRSPQLRADTWPVTAEERNKLLVATSQRRRLEAQREEAQYALAGGVQYVQGAQGPWAQVAQPPAPMPCPRHTPYPMPFPYPPPPPPRVLSEAEGAAATAAACAAPQMPAPVMCAPAMWPVVVSQEEVALPWYQRVEGRGEGPHFGNPEGHFQVDPMYQHSQDRMPRTPDGSSSEAEGSPAPYV; translated from the exons ATGGCCTTGGACGGCGAAGATCCCAGGAGCGGTTTTCGCCACAGAGACGTAGTTACATTCATCAACCAAGAAGTACTCGGTAACGGCGGCGGCCCAGATTTCTACATGACCTACCGCTCGCGGCCCTGGAATGAGATCGAGGACGAGCTGCAGTCCGTCTTGGCCGACATACATGTACCTCTCAACCTCAAGAGGGCCTGTGCCTGGAGCGCGCTGGCCTTGAGCGTGCGGGTGGCCACGAGGCAGCGAGAGCAGCAGGCCCGCCGCGTCCAGCGGCTGCAGGAGCAGGTGGAGGAGCGCGAGACGGCCACCTGGGCCCTGGCCTCGCAGCTGCAGCGTCTGCGCGAGGAGCGTAAGCAGGTGGTCATGCAGTTGCGCCGCACGCGCCAAGACCTGCAACAGGCGCTGAGCGAGCGCGAGGCCCTGCGCGGGCAGCTGCTGCAGGCCCAGAGAGCAGTCAGCTCTCGATCCCCGCAGCTCCGGGCTGACACGTGGCCCGTGACCGCTGAGGAGCGCAACAAGTTGCTGGTCGCGACCTCGCAGCGAAGGCGGCTGGAGGCCCAGAGGGAGGAGGCGCAGTATGCTTTGGCAGGCGGTGTGCAGTacgtgcagggggcccagggtccCTGGGCCCAGGTTGCTCAACCCCCAGCTCCCATGCCATGCCCCAGGCACACGCCATACCCCATGCCATTCCCATAcccaccacctcccccacctAGGGTACTCTCAGAAGCCGAAGGAGCCGCCGCCACAGCAGCAGCATGCGCGGCCCCCCAGATGCCTGCTCCGGTGATGTGTGCACCTGCTATGTGGCCTGTAGTTGTGTCCCAGGAAGAGGTAGCCCTGCCGTGGTACCAGAGGGTCGAAGGCCGAGGGGAAGGTCCCCACTTCGGAAACCCCGAGGGGCACTTCCAAGTTGACCCAATGTATCAACACTCTCAGGATCGGATGCCCAGGACTCCAGATG GATCTTCATCTGAGGCTGAAGGAAGTCCAGCTCCCTATGTGTGA